The DNA segment AGGTTATGATGAAACTAATTAAGCTATTAAAAGATAACTTAGATAACGAGATTTTTATAGAGTGTTCTTAATAAAACAGAGGGAACCTTTATATATTCTAAAGGTTCCCTCTGTTTTATTCAATACTTTTTGACATTTAAAGTTAACTCATTCCATTCATTCTGCATATCGTGGCCGCGGGTGCTATGAAAAATGGTATAGTAGACGTAGAAGCAACGAACGCGTACAATGCCGCTGTGCTTAACGGAGAATTACCGCATGAAAGCAATGAAGCACAGGAAGAAGCCGAGTTGTTGCAGGCGGTAATTCAATCGGTGAAAGAAGGCATAGACCCGGTTACTGGACAAGAGATAAGTAAAGCGCAAGGGTTTGGTATTATAAGTGGTCTTGTTTTCCGTTATACTGTTGGAGGTTATAAAGGGAAGAAGATTAAGATTCCTAAGAATATATTAGATAAAATAAAGGCAGCTAAGAAAATAAAGTATATTGAATCATTGTTAACACCAGCTCAAAAGAAGAGTATTAAAAGAATTGATAACAATATACAAAATCATTTAACAGATGGAGATTTTAGTGTAACTAAGAGAGATTTGGAAGGTAATCCTGTACCAAAAAAGGACAACCTGGAAAAAATTGGAATCATTTAGATGAAATGCTTAACACCTACCAATCGCTTAATAATTCTACGAAGAGTATTGAAAATTCTTTAACAAATCCTAATTTAGATAAGAAAGTAAGAGTTTATTTGGAAAGTAAATTAAAAGAAGTTAATTTGCAAATAAATAAAATAGAACACCTATTTGATGATTATGGAGGTATACAAAATTGGATCAAAAAATAAAGGATATCTATCATATAGATGACTCTTTTTCTATTGATAACGAAAAATACAATAAGTGGCTAAAATCATTGTTTAATAAAACTAAAGACGAAATTACGGAAAAGGATGTATATACGATGCTTCTGCAACAAGAACTAGAGGATTTAGCCATTGAAAAAGCAATTGAGTTTATTAAAATAGACCCATTAACTGGAGAAATGTGGGATGGACAACTTTTAGAACAGTTAGCAGGAATATCAGCCGATAAATTGGTAGCTTACAAAGAGGATTTGCAAAAATTAATACCTTATATAGACATTCAAATTAAGGAACCTTTATGGGATTTTGAATTTGAAAGAGAAGACTTTATATCCAGATATATGAAGTTTAAAGATAAAGTGGCTGATTTATAAGATGTGTATTGAAGAGGTTTACTAGCATGCTTACAAATAACAAAATGGAAAATATCAAGAATGTAATTAAATTAGTAGAAGAATATTTCTCTTCCTCTGTTTCTAGTTTTCAAGTAGAAACAGAGGAAGACGCACAAGAATTTTTTATTGATTGTCTAATTTATAGAAGTTATTGGATTCAACTTAGTTTGACTGATGTTGAAAAAGGCGGAGTTTTTAATATTGATGTGTCAATTGGTAAAAATACTGCTCTTTACTCTCTTATTGAGAATGGGGAAGATTTATCTATATATTTTGATAAAGATTCAGTATACAAAAATCTTACCATCCTAGATAACTATCTAAAATGGAGAATGACTGATGAGCAAAAGAGAACATTTAATATTTTATAAAATAAATTTAGTTAATTTAATTACGAAAGCTGAAGAGGGCAAACCTCTGGTTATTCATCACAGTTTTTGAAGGATTTAATAACTTTATACAACAAAAAAGCCAGTAATTTTAAAAATTGCTGGCTTTTTTCAAACTGGCGAATTACTTCTCCACCTGAATAAACTTGTAACTATAAGGCGAACCAAAAGCGTGTTTTTGTACACCTGAGATATCTGTACGTTGCAGGACTGCTGTTTGATGTTGGTATAGTGGTAAAATCGCCGCGTCATCATCAAGCAAGACTTTCTCAGAAGATACAAATGCATTCCACCGTTCTTCTGGCTTAGTAGCAAGTGTTGTATCAGTTGATTTTACGAGTTTATCATAAGCAGGACTATTATAGCTCATATGATTATTAAAGTAATCAGATAAGAATAGACTGCTATATGTCCATGGATCCTTGAAGTCAGGCATCCAAGCGGCTAGTGATAAATCGTAATTACCATCAGAAGTTAGCTGAGTCGCACTCTTAGAAGGCATATTTTTCACTTTAATCGTAACACCTGGCAAATTATCTTCAAATTGCGCTTTCAAATAAGCGAAAATGGTTTTCGTTGTTTCTTGGTCATCGCCAAGCAGTTCGATAGTGACTTTGTTAGTGCCAAGTTCTTTTTGTGCTTGTTTCCAATATTTTAAAGCTTCTTCTTTGTTATAGACTAAATGGTCGCCGCTATCTGTGCGGAAATCAGCGCCCGTTGTTGGGTTTTGGACGAAATCTTTTGGTAGAAGGCCGTTCGCTGGGAATGAACCATCACCAAGAATACGATCCGTTAATTGTTTTTTATCAACGGCTAAATTAAGCGCATGGCGTAAAGAGTTATTCGCCAGTGGAGTCGTTTTACCGTCACGTTTTTGGTTCATACGCAGATAACTTATAAGCGCATCTTTTTCGGTTTGGAAGTCTTTTTTATCTTTGTATTGTTTAGCGAAATCACCTGAAAG comes from the Listeria welshimeri serovar 6b str. SLCC5334 genome and includes:
- a CDS encoding peptide ABC transporter substrate-binding protein, whose translation is MHFLKKTLPIFAILTVLLLTACGNDNEKSTAKTSPDKIKFLETSELLTLNTTAEEDFASFTAQNQVFEGLYTLDQKDNFVPGVADGMPEISADQTKYKIKLKKNAKWSDGSQVTADDFVYAWRRAVDPKTAPGYSALFKDSIKNATEINEGKLPVTDLGVVATDPTTLEITLKKPVPYFISLLSFETFFPQKESYVKKQGDKYGTDSAHTLYNGPFVMKDWGGNITNKWTYAKNDQYWDKDNVKVNEIDVQVAKDINAGVNLYNTNEADRVPLSGDFAKQYKDKKDFQTEKDALISYLRMNQKRDGKTTPLANNSLRHALNLAVDKKQLTDRILGDGSFPANGLLPKDFVQNPTTGADFRTDSGDHLVYNKEEALKYWKQAQKELGTNKVTIELLGDDQETTKTIFAYLKAQFEDNLPGVTIKVKNMPSKSATQLTSDGNYDLSLAAWMPDFKDPWTYSSLFLSDYFNNHMSYNSPAYDKLVKSTDTTLATKPEERWNAFVSSEKVLLDDDAAILPLYQHQTAVLQRTDISGVQKHAFGSPYSYKFIQVEK
- a CDS encoding contact-dependent growth inhibition system immunity protein encodes the protein MDQKIKDIYHIDDSFSIDNEKYNKWLKSLFNKTKDEITEKDVYTMLLQQELEDLAIEKAIEFIKIDPLTGEMWDGQLLEQLAGISADKLVAYKEDLQKLIPYIDIQIKEPLWDFEFEREDFISRYMKFKDKVADL